One Ctenopharyngodon idella isolate HZGC_01 chromosome 3, HZGC01, whole genome shotgun sequence genomic window, GTCTTGCGCATGACGTTCTAAAAATGCGGCACTCAAGTTAAAAAGTGTCTCTAGACCATGCAGGGTTATTTTTCCTGTTCCACTGACCTATGTCTCCCATTTATAACCACAAAAAACACGTTCTTTGTGAAAGGCCtcttatacagtatatgtataaCTGAAAGATGAGGCGAGTCTTGCAAGTCTCAATGCGTGGCCCATAAAGTTCTCCTCCTCACAGTTAATGTCACCAGTTAATTGAACCTCTTGTTTTAATGTGCTCTAAGATGAGCCCTTATCTAGGCAGGTCAGCGGCAATGATGGTCAATGAGCGCTTGTCCAGCAGAGCAAAGCACCTTGTTTTACATAGAGGGCTTAAGCTGTGGCTTGCCACTTCCTGTTTACTATGCACTGCCTCTTCATTCCATAAAGGATAGCTTAGCcttataaaatatcatttttccTGTTTAGCCCAAGACAGTTACTGAGCACACTTTGGAAGATGGTTCATAAAAACACACAGTAGGGCCCAATTGATATTCAACTCAAAATGCTGACTCTACTGAACAGTAAAATTATATGCAAATCTTGCATATGCACCAAAAACAAGGAATGTGAAAGTAAATTCTGTTTCCAATTTGTagaagatttgaaaaaaaaaaaaaaaaaaaaaaagttaatggaaaaagaatgaaaaatttgaaaattaccttttttattttcttgatGCAAATGTTATCTGTGCATTTTAACCTCATAAGTTAAGTTTTGACCTCATAAACTTCAATCAATAATGTCATAACTTGCTTTACCTATCATATGACTCCCTTAACTGATGTAagtcctcttcttcttctttcttcttctttgatAGCCACAAATATGGTAGTAAAGTCATTTGCagcttctgtttcatgccaactttaatggGCAATGATTGTAAAATGCTACACTACAAACCTCTGGGttaaatatgtaagaattttcatgtattaattgcCGATGTGTGAACAGTTTGTTTTTAACGAAACTTAAAAATGATACATTCCCTGACTTTCTAGGTTGCCTATTATACCTATAGACTGATGAAGGACTCGGGATGGTTTTTCCCAGGAAAATCAAAAGATGTGACATTTAAGCACGTTTCCGAAAGCCTCTCTTCCGTtcaatgacacatgaaatgaatgcTTACAGTGTTGcttactgtaatgtcaatgtttCATGCAAAAGGGATTCATTCAAACTAGTCTTACATAGCCAGGTCTAGTCTatctcaaatatactttaaaataaaactatcacaacagtgttattttaattacctcatcaatcggagagctggtgcaaacatatccacatcgctacgatcagatgctttcttaactgctgttttctcaccgctgtcatttgtTGTTATCGAGAGGAAAGCGctcagcacatatttacatattcatctaaacttCGCTCTCAGCAGTATGGACGGTGTCAGGAAGCTCATTAAGTGTATATCGCTTCAAAGGTGTTTCCAACTTGtttttacttctaagcaaaGAACTTCGCTGTGAGTAAATCAGGCCCTTGAATGATGTTCAGTCTCTTGTACAATAGTGTCTGGCtgaagttcacttaacggccaccggtgtcactaataacaagagtttctgaattctacatgtAGACCTTTAACTGTATGTTACATTATCATATGGGTCTAtgtcatgaaaaatatattagatttaaaggtgcagtgtgtaaattttaacGGCATCTAGCGGtaaggttgcgaattgcaaccaaTGGCTTAGCACCgtgctcacccctccctttcgaagcacTTTAGAGAAGCTACAGTGGCCGACACAAATACAAAGATGTCGTTGATTGAGACTGAAGAGAGTAGCTAGttaagcaatgaggtttcttcttctaacaaagaacggtctctttTAATgaaccagacgactactactactactactacttcttctttGTACTTATTCAACATAGTGACGATGCaggctgcctctaaaaacaccaatgaacatagtgacgaaacacgctctgtagagcagtttgtccatttagggctactgtagaaacatgccgacGCAAAATGgcaacttaacatgtaaggggacctaCGGTGTATGTAGacagaaatggctcattctacggtaataaaaacataatggtgcattatgtaaggtctttatacaccactgaaaacatagttatgtataattatattgcatttctgtcaatagatcctcctaaatttcacatactgcacctttaatagaAAATGCATAAATCTGTGTAATGCATAAATTTTCCCTTTAaactataaaaattatattatctggaagtaaaaagcatttaaataataaaaaaagaatgaataactaaaaataaaaatgttttatttgatacaataaatcatttaagttgGTAAATTTACATTCCCAGAAGTGTGTTAGACATCATTGATTATATCTAAAGTCTAAAATGCTTTTATTggatgctttattttatttttatgtttagtttattgcattttgttaGTGTGACGCTTGTTACCCTGAtaccattttgtttttagttgtgtcccaaatgacactcaatacactatgcacttacaCTATATACTTATGCATGTTCTCATGTTCTCAACCATGTAGTGTGTGAATttttaaggttattttgtcattcaacatcaGAGTCTGATAGCCCCTCCCCCTCCATCATGTAATTAAATCTGCAGCAGTTGAGTGCATGAtagctgcatccaaaatcgcatacttccctactatatagtaggcaaaaaacaaGAAGTATGCcagaattcacagtactcataaaaaaaTAGGCAAAAAGTAACTGGATGACCTAATAattccggtgagattctgaagtgtgcatgcGATGAACACTtcactatcccatgaggccacgggaaaggatttgtgaatgatgctggtaggtcacatgataatgacatcCAGATTACATTTATACTACTCACATTCATAGAACATGCCTTTTTAGCAGTCGGGaagtaattatttattcaaaataagtacctactcaagagattatgcgatttcagacgcagacaaagtgtccaacattccacaatTCGTTCGTTTCAGTTAATTAAGTGCATCCAGGTACTTAAAGTGCACTTCTTCTTTTGGGAATTTTGAGTGTGAACACTACTTGTGCTatttataatacaaaatgccaatagtgcataagtactcCAATTGTGACGCACATTTTGTGTAGGTGACGTGCACTGGCTATACGTGTTTATTAGTTCTGATTCATTGTTTCATGATGCATTTTGGTGCTCACATGGCAACACTGAAAACAGTCGTCACAGTTCTCTGCACGATGTGTGATGTCATGAGAGATGTGCAATGTCACACAAGCATGGCCATTGTCAGAGTAGTCTATAGCTCCTGCAAATAGCTTTTACACTCATCTGCAGTAACACATCCTCCAGCTAGTCAATAACAGAACCGCTGATGTTTCCGTCAGTGATGCACTgcatgtacgtgtgtgtgtgttgtggcaGAGGATCAATAATCATTCTGATACTGCAATTATGCTTCCATCACTAATTAAGCTGTTGTCTTCATGAGTCTTTTCAGACAACCACAGCAGACAGCAGACAGGAAATTACAGCATAATGTTCAATAGGCTATAGTAACATTATAGAGGCTTTTAATGCGATATACTGTAAAAGATTTAGGCTACATTGTTATCCTTTTCATATATTTTCAGTATAACATATCAATTTTATATCTGAGATAATGTTTCTAAACCCTGTTTTATACACaattataaaaaagtaaaatgtatttGGGTCATTGattaataaggtttttaaaagtataaaaaaacataatggagatataattaattttgttttattaagtgttaacaataagattatgtggtttttataatcaattaacactgcttttgtcattttttacaagatggacaaaatttgtcaccaaaaaacttattcggtttaaccaaaatttcggttttaccgaattacattttttgttataccgaaatgacaatattttcaaacaatgctaacaggctgatatctagcttgctagctagctagcaaaaggacaatcaaacattttatatttagtataagTTTGtataatattacaacattttctatgttttatagtggttgtaccgaatgacctgatgtttcgggacatgcgtatgagcaagtgaaaacacgaatttttcaaatagttaagagagagttagttactttgcttcatgaccatgtggtcctttgcaggtgtctgaatgatgtcacatcctgtcatgtgatattgaccacatgacttgatccaaaatggtccctttatattggttgcTCCGaatgacattaatgaaattaatttttctggacattctttctcataactacagagccccgcacatgacatgcaagaaaaaaaatttaatcgtgAGCATGAagtactaattcgttcccttgatttactaatttgtgtgcacgatttactaatttgttccctcgatttactaaatcgtgtgcacgttttagtaaatcgagggaacgaattagtaaatcgtgcgcacgatttagcctactttttttttttttttttcatgcatgtcatgtccggggctctgtacataacaaagcaacaacttttacacacaatttttataccattttgcactatgttgatatatataatgttataaaatcatgccaaaataaaaaatatttacacttactacattttaagatattttaatcacaaatgaaatggctgtattggtattggacggttaaaccgattGACCTttcaacacttcaaaatctttaaaatacctatgtagcaaaatataatttaaacattttggattcaataaaagagatctagttgtactaccttacatactttagatgtcatatctttgttttttaattattattaaggcctttggacaaaaaaatgacccgtcacgtcattgatccatttttttttttttttttttttttttttaacaaattcttAATCTATTAGTGCTGAGAGAGACTTTTTTCCAGCTAATGCAACactgataaataataaattagctTATCTTGAAAATATTCTTATGAGCGATTATTCAGTCTTTTACTTCTCCTAAGAGAACCCTGGGTGGAACATCCTAGTGGTTTAAGAAGATAATGTGCTATGTTAACAAAGAGTAATGTTGTGATTGTTCAGACAGAAAATTATAGGAAATGCCTCTTtccttataaaatattaatgttgttcATACATTGTACTTTGaataaacacaatattttaCCATAACGAATCGGCATAAGTACTGcatatatgctataataaacttgtttttctgtACATTATAACGTAATtcatacttttaaaatgtatttatttatttatttattccccGTAAAGACAAAAATCTTCCAATGATTGTGTGGAATTAACTGAGCTttagaaaaatgaaaatccGGCCGTCGGAGTCAAAACTAGTTTCTCTGACTTACGGGATGGTTTTTTTCTGCTTTAATATCCAGGGGCGGGAGATCATGATCAGGCGCGTGATGCAGCTCACCGCCGCAGACGCGCGTGCTATATAAACCCCAAGCGCACCACAACCAGATTACAACCAGCACAAGCTGTCAGAGTGAGAGAGAcggaaagacagagagagagagtgctgcTGAAATCACTTATCCAGAAGAGACTTCGGAAACAAACGCGCCATGGAGGCTGGAGCGAGAGGGATGCACTGGAAACTTTTGATACTTTCTTGTCTTTTGTCGGACGGGATGAGCCAGGACTTCGGACAGACCCAGTTCATTTGCACGTCCGTGCCCAAGGATATGGACATATGCGCCGCCACACTGCAGAACAGCGTGCCCGGTGAGGATCTCAAGAGCACGGTCATGCAACTGCGAGAGACTGTGCTGCAACAGAAGGAAACAATCATGAACCAGAAAGAAACCATCAGGGAACTGACTTCCAAGCTGACGCGGTGTGAAAGTCAGAGCGCGTCCGAGCCTGGAGACGCGAGGGTCGGCGGACGACGGAAGGAAACGGGCACTAAGAACACAATGGGAGATGTGTCGAGGGGTCCGACGGACACACTGGCTCAACTCTCACAGACTTTACAGTCACTCAAACAGAGGCTTGAAAACCTGGAGGTATGTTTGTTCTTCTGGAGCACTTTCATCCATCTACGGTggattattatgatttatttgaGAACGCGTTCAGACAGAACGGTGTTGCGATTCTCACAACTTAATTTTAGAATAGGCTACACCAGTTcgctatattttaaataaatcggTGGGTGAATAATGGCGCATAATCCTCTTTTAAAAGACGCATTACGCCTACTGAGACTGGTGACAGAAAACcgattaaaattaattaaataaataaataactattcCGAATTTTCACACCGTGGCCAGTGAAATGAGTCCTTGCTTCTTTAACGTACTATTTTCAACGTAAACTATTTTCTGTTGAAGGTAACGCATTCCATTCTTATgcatgtaataaaaatgtaaaaaaaaaaaaaaaaaaaagacttagtcattttgcttttaacaaacaacaaaaaagcactATAAACAGTGTGTAGTTGTTTCCACATAATCTGGactctttaaaatgacttttatttgtttaacttAATTTAGTCAGGTTgtaaactcaaattaaacatttatctcACAAACCCGATGTTTACATCTATCTTTCATAGCAATTTAGCCGGAATAACAACTCCGTCCAGGCGAACAGCTTGAAGGATCTTCTGCAGAGCAAAATCGACGACCTGGAGAAGCAGGTCTTGTCCCGTGTGAACGGTTTGGAGGAAGGAAAGCCCGGGATGCGCAACGAGAGCGAGCAGCGCGGGCGCGTGGAGTCCACTCTCACTTCACTGCACCAGAGAATAACCGACCTAGAAAAAGGTAACCATTCGCGTTTCTGCTCCGCCTATCACATACGTGTCGTGTAGATGTACGGGCGCTTTCCTTACCTGTTTTTCCTAAGAGGAAAATACTCTCTTGAGCGAGCCAGCGTGGATAATAAATTGCCGCCTTGGTGTCGCAGGAGAGGAGGGGGTCTACAGAGCTGCATTGCTTTGCATATCCAATTCCACCCAACCAGCTTTATGGCATGATTTACAGATTGGAACCATAGAGTTTTTGCAAGCTCATGCGTTTTGTGAATTTTCATTCATGTGAATCACGTTTTCGTCAGTCATTAAAATGCATAATTTCCCACAAGCTTACAGTCTAAAAAGCGTGAACTTTAAGGGATATGGAATTTCATCATTTGCTCATCCTCATTCTATTCCAAACAAATAAGACTTTATTTCATCTGTGAAGTACAGAGATACTTTACAGAATTTACCATCCAAACAAATTTACATACCAATCTCCAATGATGTTTTGAGCTTTAATGAGCATTTTTGCACTGCGCACACTGAGCCTCACATTTAGGTTTAAGTAACTATATTTTATAAGAACAGTACCAGTAATGGGATCATAAAGAGTCATGTAAATGGCAGTAATGTGTTCAGAAAAGTTAATTTGCACATTGTTTGGATGAGTACATTGGACAGGATTTGGAATAAAATAActgattaattgattataaatgaTATTTAATATGTCTTGATGCGCTGTTTAAATAATGTAAGAGGTACAGTGAATGGCAAGAATTTGGCAAGGAATAACAACTTGTAGTCTAACAAACAAATTGTATTGAGCAGCGTTTTTAACACGTCCTTTTATGTTCCATGCAGGACAGAATattttatgggtttggaacaacctgagggagTAAATTATATGACAGAATGtagtttttgggtgaagtattcCTCTGCCTCAGACCAGCAATGATGCCTACCATTGATTGCGGCTTTTACTCCTTGTTACCTGTAGCGAGCATCAAACTCAAGGGTAGAAATAAATGAGACGAGGGAGGCTTCCAGGTGGGATGACAGAACTAGTGTGCTTGTCTTTCCCCAGGCAAAAAGAACCAAATAAATCAATActgtagatgtttttttttttattttttattattattattctcttaGAAGTATACTTCAAACACACCTTGTGTTTTgcttatattgtaatatatggataaatttatgaaaatgaaaagatgGCGTTGAAAGAATCGGCAATGAAAAGATGTTTAGAATTATGTATTTGACAAAGGTATTTTGAGAGATTGTCTAGTTTAGTGCTATACAGTAGATTGCAATGATTACATGTTAAATATTGTTTGAGGATTGATTTttgcatgtatttattttttaataacaggTCAAAAGGAAAATAGACCACTGGATAAATTTCAGCTGACGTTCCCTCTGAGAACCAACTACATGTATGCTAAAGTCAAGAAGAGTCTGCCGGAGATGTATGCCTTCACCGTGTGCATGTGGCTCAAATCCAGCGCCTCTCCAGGAGTGGGGACGCCTTTCTCTTATGCAGTCCCTGGACAGGCCAATGAACTGGTTCTTATTGAGTGGGGAAACAACCCGATGGAAATGCTCATCAATGACAAGGTATATTCCCACTGTATACGCAttgtgatagatagatagatagatagatagatttagttaCAAACTGAATTGTTaaaattcatcaaaatgaaCGTGATGTGTAGGTTTCATCTGGTTTTTGCCCTCTTTTGATGTAGGTTGCTAAGCTACCTTTCCTGATCAATGATGGGAAATGGCATCATATTTGTATCACATGGACCACTCGAGATGGAGTGTGGGAAGCTTATCAGGATGGTGTAATGAGGGGAAATGGGGACAGTCTGGCCCCTTATCATCCAATCAAACCACAAGGGGTATTGATTCTGGGACAAGAGCAGGTATGCGTCCTCTGTTTGAATTCACTCATCAATACAATATAGCAAAGTGTGGTAGTTCAAGGTGTTACACAAAGATGATTTAATGATGAGTAAAGGATCCACaatggctctgttccaaaacaaaGTAAGCTTCCCACGTAGATGCATTTTAAGGCATTGCAGGCTTTCTCCTATGCAGAGGCTCTTCCGAATGGCAGCTGCCTTGTCAAACACCTAGTTTTGGCCAGATTGAAAGGCATTGCATGTATCCTTCTCGGATAAGACAATCCCATAATTCATTGCAGCAAGCcatactgtaaataataatatatttaaagtcaTACAAAGATatgaaaatatgcatatattctAATTTCTATTTTACTTGATTTGatgctttgtatttttatggCATTAGTGGATCAAATTATTACTCAACTTAGAAATATCACTATTGTGAGTTTGCATAAGGGGCGTAATTTCCATAACATTACAGCCCATGTGAATGTTCACTTATGAAGTTATATTTTAGCTAGGATGCTGCCTTAAGGCGTGGCCACATTTGCAAAATTTCAGCGAAGTTTCGTAGgtgaaaaaataatcattttctattgtcaatagtgtagcaatgcaagtcactttcaaaccaagcaacTATTTTAATCTGCGTGACCAACTTGAATCCGTTGTGAAATCTGTCTCACGTGGATTCCTGTTAAAATAACTAAAGTttgctgacaaaaaaaatggcaaacaaCGGTAAATGTGACTGCAGCTCTagagggcttttcacacttgaaatagttaaccctgggtcattctaaaccctgggtaaacagaatcctgggttatcttgatTCAGGTTTCACATTTCTCATAATTTACCCGCGGTTaccaattaatcctgggtatttgTACAATGACGTTTCACCTGTGCATTCCTAAACCCAGGGTTAAcgtttttatttgcatatttgtggtgtCGGTGTCACTGATTGGACAAACATCGCAAGTGATATGCTTACATAAGGGCTCTAGCATTGTGCATCCTCATATTATATATTGCCGAATTTGCCAAATATACTATTGCCAAATATACTACTGTTAATAATACTACTAAGTTTATCCTGAATGGACTTTTCGGACtctaaaggtaagaatgaaacggtctcttcttcactccaatTGTTGCGTTTTCTATCGCCGTTTGACAAATTTTCCTCTCAAACGATGAAACTACTGTTTATACAAAGTGCAGCGTttccgtgactgtccaaagcacgTCAATATAAGGCACACTGTTGGATGTCGGATGCTAAGCATCTAGTCGTAACATTTTGCTTCGTTACAAGTTTGGCACTACAATGCGGGACTAACTCTGCTCTAGGGTTTTAAAACCCCAGGTAAAAAGTGGTGCTAACAccacttctaaattacaagtgtgaaacattCCTTTACCCAGGTTTAAAAGTGGTGTTTTGAACGAcaacccggggttaagcgcagtgtgaaaaccATTTAGAGGTCTTACACACTAGGTTTAGTAACAGAGCCGATTATACAAAGATAGCATTGAAAACAGTCAGTTCTAAAATACTCTAtttgtagccccgccccttttgtcCTTAtatgtatttccacagcatgaaggcaAGATCTTACAGATTTATAAATGAACTGCTTGTTTTACAATCttggtctactgacatttgttatgacatccgcttcaaacattacaatgctcataaTAACTTTTGTTGACTCTGCAAAtcagtaaatccacttcaccagctaattactcttcgacagcgatgccaaagaaatatacagagaaatcacaaaaatggaagttcaaagacaaaattctaaagatggctgcgtGCTTGTTTCTCTgccgcataaggtctatagcaCAACCAATAGACTAGAAGGTTTTGGCTCATTTTCAATGGAGAGACCTTCAAAGACGACTGTAGGGATGAAACGCATTTATGAATCATTTATGGGCAGATTAGCTTCAAAGGTTAACAGTGACTAATCTTATGTCTTTTGAAGGCATTCAACGTTTATTTCATCagcatctcaagtaaatgttATCTACCTGCAGGACACTCTCGGTGGAGGGTTTGATGCTACTCAAGCCTTTGTCGGTGACATGGCCAATTTCAACATTTGGGACCGAAAGCTGTCCGTGGGAGAGATTTATAATCTGGCCACATGCAGCAGCAAAGCACAAGTGGGGAACGTCTTCTCTTGGTTGGAAACCAGCATTGAGATCTACGGTGGGGCTTCAAAATGGACATTTGAGGCCTGTCGCCAACTGAACTAAAAAGAGCACAGAAATCTCCCAGACAATGGGA contains:
- the nptx1l gene encoding neuronal pentraxin 1 like; this translates as MEAGARGMHWKLLILSCLLSDGMSQDFGQTQFICTSVPKDMDICAATLQNSVPGEDLKSTVMQLRETVLQQKETIMNQKETIRELTSKLTRCESQSASEPGDARVGGRRKETGTKNTMGDVSRGPTDTLAQLSQTLQSLKQRLENLEQFSRNNNSVQANSLKDLLQSKIDDLEKQVLSRVNGLEEGKPGMRNESEQRGRVESTLTSLHQRITDLEKGQKENRPLDKFQLTFPLRTNYMYAKVKKSLPEMYAFTVCMWLKSSASPGVGTPFSYAVPGQANELVLIEWGNNPMEMLINDKVAKLPFLINDGKWHHICITWTTRDGVWEAYQDGVMRGNGDSLAPYHPIKPQGVLILGQEQDTLGGGFDATQAFVGDMANFNIWDRKLSVGEIYNLATCSSKAQVGNVFSWLETSIEIYGGASKWTFEACRQLN